The following are encoded in a window of Verrucomicrobiota bacterium genomic DNA:
- a CDS encoding 2,3-butanediol dehydrogenase: protein MKALRFHGRKDLRVDDVEDPKSCGPHQVLVKNSYCGICGTDLHEYLHGPIQIPQKPHPFSKAVLPLILGHEFSGVVEAVGPEVQSVHPGDHVSIQPNVIPGGDYFDRRGWSHLSDNLSVVGLSYPWGGMAERCLVYDYNVAKLPPEVSDEQGAMIEPAAVAVNAIENGDLKAGDTILITGGGPIGALVGMAASAAGASKIFLSEPNPVRREFLASWDVFTGIYDPLSQDVPALVREQTESGVGVDVAVECVGNERALATCMDAVRRRGTVVQVGLPTRPANIDLHKLVTKDLSYRGSWAYKNTAWPKVIGLVASGKLPVEKAITGKVKLDAAVSQGFDALAAPDSAHIKILVEAPSHTATP from the coding sequence ATGAAAGCGCTTCGTTTTCACGGCCGGAAAGACTTGCGGGTGGACGACGTGGAGGATCCGAAGTCATGCGGGCCTCACCAGGTTCTGGTTAAAAACTCCTATTGCGGCATTTGCGGGACTGACCTGCACGAGTATTTGCACGGTCCGATCCAAATCCCGCAGAAGCCCCACCCCTTCTCAAAAGCGGTCCTCCCGTTGATACTCGGGCACGAATTTTCCGGCGTGGTTGAGGCGGTTGGGCCCGAGGTGCAAAGCGTCCACCCCGGGGATCACGTTTCCATTCAACCCAACGTCATCCCGGGCGGAGACTACTTCGACCGGCGCGGCTGGAGTCATCTGAGTGATAACCTGTCGGTGGTCGGCTTAAGTTACCCGTGGGGCGGCATGGCCGAGCGCTGCCTGGTCTACGATTACAACGTCGCCAAACTGCCGCCCGAGGTCTCCGATGAGCAGGGCGCGATGATCGAACCGGCCGCCGTCGCGGTTAATGCGATTGAAAATGGGGACCTGAAGGCCGGAGACACGATCCTCATCACCGGCGGTGGGCCCATCGGGGCGCTGGTTGGGATGGCAGCCTCCGCAGCCGGTGCATCAAAAATCTTTCTTTCGGAACCGAACCCGGTCCGCCGCGAATTCCTGGCCTCCTGGGACGTGTTCACCGGCATTTACGACCCGTTAAGCCAGGACGTGCCCGCGCTTGTGCGGGAACAGACCGAGAGCGGCGTCGGGGTGGACGTCGCGGTCGAATGCGTCGGCAACGAGAGAGCGCTCGCAACGTGCATGGATGCGGTGCGTCGTCGCGGGACCGTGGTTCAGGTAGGCCTCCCCACGCGCCCCGCAAACATAGACTTGCACAAGCTCGTGACCAAAGATCTTTCCTATCGCGGCAGTTGGGCCTATAAGAACACGGCATGGCCAAAGGTGATCGGCCTCGTTGCCTCCGGCAAGCTGCCCGTCGAAAAGGCCATCACCGGTAAGGTCAAACTCGACGCGGCGGTCTCGCAAGGCTTTGACGCGCTGGCGGCCCCCGACAGCGCTCACATCAAGATCCTCGTGGAGGCACCTTCACATACAGCTACCCCGTAA